The following proteins are co-located in the Spinactinospora alkalitolerans genome:
- a CDS encoding amidohydrolase family protein, which yields MRRPTSPAPSPDTSPSPDTSPSPDPSPEPAADPAADHGAALRPLGRRELFAATGRTALAGGAVWLLDAPAAAAAPLPAEAEGEPKLTVSEGTNISATASPDGRWIAFDLYASIWLAPATGGRARRLTGDLQDATRPHFAPDSGRLVFQGYREGNYHLYVLDLPDGRPRRLTDGPHDHREPRFSPDGGTIALAADRGDGYGIWLYDLESEKLTELTGTGADAAAPSWSPDGAEVVHTLGGNSVHAASLDGATRELVAAEEDTTVFSPVLAEDGETLAYVRARADTVRLMVGGEAVSGDEDVFVGALTWTAADRVLYTADGRVRVHEVGSGRTSDIGFRASVPYRRPEVRGPRRDPDDTASHPVRGIAGPVLSPDGTQVAFRALGALWVMPIGGRPRAIVEDGSFASDPDWHPDGGSLVYSSDRGGAPALWRHRLGDGTDERLTDLDGAQITPRWAPDGRRIAYQDQDGATWIHHLDDDSAQQVLPALFQPGRPTWSPDGRVLALAAVKPRSDRFREGTSQILTVDLESGETRYIEPAPYRSLSTRGDDGPVWSPDGSRMAFVMESVLWTVDVAADGSFTGEARRLTAEATDAPSWSGDSAALLYLNNGRLRRIAAAGGEPETVAVPLTWKRNRPRGRTVVQVGALWDGEAKRLRRDVDIVIEGNRIAAVEKRADRTGEEGTTVVDAAHLTAMPGLIDGHVHWHLRGRQWGSRQGPLWLAYGVTTVRSPGDPVYQMLETREALDAGRVRGPRYFATGEAIDGTRVYYNFMRPTRDEEQLGLELGRAVDLDYDLVKTYVRLPVALQRSAVAQSHAEDLPLSSHYLYPAVRLGMDGMEHTGATNRLGYSHTVSLLGRSYADATGLFAKSGMSITPTLFTSQAMYAEDTSLADDERTRAFFPEWEYRSLRDKVEAAGSGTPAARRVEEALKGNVAMLLEIHRNGGTVIGGTDAPLDNIAISLHQNMRAMVRHGFTPREALMVSTGATARWLGLGDDLGTVESGRLADLALVEGDPLSDIAAVAAVRMVVANGEVHTVEELMEPFGGGAAPTRGARTTGGPGGTSVREPLASAADDRYWWHGESERGSPHRC from the coding sequence ATGCGTCGTCCGACGTCCCCCGCCCCTTCCCCCGACACCTCGCCCTCCCCCGACACCTCGCCCTCCCCCGACCCCTCCCCCGAGCCCGCCGCCGACCCCGCCGCCGACCACGGCGCCGCCCTGCGGCCGCTGGGCCGCCGCGAGCTGTTCGCGGCGACCGGCAGGACCGCGCTGGCCGGCGGCGCCGTCTGGCTTCTCGACGCCCCCGCCGCGGCGGCCGCACCGCTGCCCGCCGAGGCGGAGGGCGAGCCGAAACTCACCGTCTCAGAGGGCACGAACATCTCCGCGACCGCCTCACCCGACGGCCGGTGGATCGCCTTCGACCTGTACGCCTCGATCTGGCTGGCTCCGGCGACCGGCGGCCGGGCCAGGAGGCTGACCGGCGACCTGCAGGACGCCACCCGGCCCCACTTCGCGCCCGACTCCGGGCGCCTGGTCTTCCAGGGCTACCGCGAGGGCAACTACCACCTGTACGTCCTCGACCTCCCCGACGGGCGGCCGCGCCGGCTGACCGACGGCCCCCACGACCACCGCGAACCGCGGTTCTCACCCGACGGCGGCACCATCGCCCTGGCCGCCGACCGCGGCGACGGCTACGGCATCTGGCTCTACGACCTCGAATCCGAGAAGCTGACCGAGCTCACCGGGACCGGCGCCGACGCGGCGGCGCCCAGCTGGTCCCCCGACGGCGCGGAGGTCGTCCACACCCTCGGCGGGAACAGCGTGCACGCCGCCTCCCTCGACGGAGCGACGCGCGAGCTGGTCGCCGCGGAGGAGGACACCACCGTGTTCTCCCCGGTGCTGGCCGAGGACGGCGAGACCCTGGCCTACGTGCGGGCCCGCGCCGACACCGTGCGGCTGATGGTCGGCGGGGAGGCGGTCAGCGGCGATGAGGACGTGTTCGTCGGCGCTCTGACCTGGACCGCCGCCGACCGGGTGCTCTACACCGCCGACGGCCGCGTGCGCGTCCACGAGGTCGGTTCGGGCCGGACCTCCGACATCGGCTTCCGGGCCTCCGTGCCCTACCGCCGGCCCGAGGTCCGGGGCCCGCGCCGCGACCCCGACGACACGGCGAGCCACCCGGTGCGCGGAATCGCCGGTCCGGTGCTCTCCCCGGACGGCACGCAGGTGGCCTTCCGCGCTCTGGGCGCGCTGTGGGTCATGCCCATCGGCGGGCGGCCGCGCGCGATCGTCGAGGACGGCTCGTTCGCCTCCGACCCCGACTGGCACCCCGACGGCGGCTCACTCGTCTACTCCAGTGACCGCGGGGGCGCCCCCGCGCTGTGGCGGCACCGTCTCGGTGACGGCACCGACGAGCGGCTGACCGATCTCGACGGCGCCCAGATCACGCCCCGATGGGCGCCGGACGGGCGGCGCATCGCCTACCAGGACCAGGACGGCGCCACCTGGATCCACCATCTCGACGACGACTCCGCGCAGCAGGTGCTGCCCGCCCTCTTCCAGCCCGGCCGGCCCACGTGGTCGCCCGACGGGAGGGTACTGGCGCTCGCCGCGGTGAAACCGCGCTCGGACCGGTTCCGCGAGGGGACCAGCCAGATCCTCACCGTGGACCTCGAATCCGGGGAGACCCGCTACATCGAGCCCGCCCCGTACCGGTCCCTGTCCACCCGCGGCGACGACGGGCCGGTGTGGTCCCCGGACGGCTCCCGCATGGCCTTCGTCATGGAGAGCGTGCTGTGGACCGTCGACGTGGCCGCCGACGGCTCCTTCACGGGCGAGGCCCGGCGGCTGACCGCCGAGGCCACGGACGCCCCCAGTTGGAGCGGGGACTCCGCGGCGCTGCTGTATCTGAACAACGGGCGGCTGCGCAGGATCGCGGCCGCGGGCGGAGAGCCCGAGACGGTGGCCGTTCCGCTCACCTGGAAGCGGAACCGCCCGCGCGGGCGGACCGTCGTCCAGGTCGGCGCGCTGTGGGACGGCGAGGCGAAGAGGCTCCGCCGCGACGTCGACATCGTCATCGAGGGCAACCGCATCGCGGCCGTCGAGAAGCGCGCCGACCGCACCGGGGAGGAGGGCACGACGGTCGTCGACGCCGCGCACCTGACGGCGATGCCCGGACTCATCGACGGGCACGTGCACTGGCACCTGCGCGGCCGCCAATGGGGCTCGCGGCAGGGACCGCTGTGGCTGGCCTACGGCGTCACCACCGTGCGCTCGCCCGGCGATCCGGTTTACCAGATGCTGGAGACCCGGGAGGCGCTCGACGCGGGGAGGGTCCGCGGCCCCCGCTACTTCGCGACCGGCGAGGCGATCGACGGCACCCGCGTCTACTACAACTTCATGCGCCCCACCCGCGACGAGGAGCAGCTCGGACTCGAGCTCGGCCGCGCCGTCGATCTCGACTACGACCTGGTCAAAACCTATGTCCGGCTGCCCGTGGCGCTGCAGAGGAGCGCGGTCGCCCAGTCGCACGCCGAGGACCTGCCGCTCAGTTCGCACTACCTCTACCCGGCGGTGCGGCTGGGCATGGACGGCATGGAGCACACCGGCGCGACCAACCGGCTGGGCTACTCCCACACCGTCAGCCTGCTGGGGCGGTCCTACGCCGATGCGACGGGGCTGTTCGCGAAGTCGGGGATGTCCATCACCCCGACGCTCTTCACCTCCCAGGCGATGTACGCCGAGGACACCTCGCTGGCCGACGACGAGCGCACGCGCGCGTTCTTCCCGGAGTGGGAGTACCGGTCGCTGCGGGACAAGGTCGAGGCCGCCGGGAGCGGCACGCCCGCCGCCAGGCGGGTCGAGGAGGCGCTGAAGGGCAACGTCGCCATGCTGCTGGAGATCCACCGCAACGGGGGGACGGTGATCGGCGGGACGGACGCGCCGCTGGACAACATCGCGATCAGCCTGCACCAGAACATGCGCGCGATGGTGCGCCACGGGTTCACCCCCAGGGAGGCGCTGATGGTGTCGACCGGCGCCACGGCGCGGTGGCTGGGGCTGGGCGATGACCTGGGCACGGTCGAATCGGGGCGGCTCGCCGACCTCGCGCTGGTCGAGGGCGATCCGCTCTCCGACATCGCGGCGGTCGCGGCGGTGCGGATGGTGGTGGCCAACGGCGAGGTGCACACGGTCGAGGAGCTGATGGAGCCCTTCGGCGGCGGCGCCGCACCCACCCGGGGCGCGCGGACCACCGGAGGTCCGGGAGGAACGTCGGTGCGCGAACCCCTGGCGTCGGCCGCCGACGACCGGTACTGGTGGCACGGTGAGTCGGAGCGGGGCTCCCCGCACCGCTGCTGA
- a CDS encoding aldehyde dehydrogenase (NADP(+)) yields the protein MTETSTRDTTEAELDRVLESAAEAAEPFGALAPRDRAAVLRAVSGAVDASADELVPIAQQETRLAEARLRGELARTGFQLRLFADVLDDGGYLEAAIDGPDPDWPVGPRPDLRRVLEPIGPVVVFGASNFPFAFSVIGGDSASALAAGNPVVVKAHPGHPELSVRTGEIVAGALREAGAPTGTFAVVLGEETGRRAVVHPRTRAVGFTGSIPGGRALHDLAAGRPDPIPFYGELGSTNPVFVTRAAAAARGESLFAEYADSFTLGAGQFCTKPGVLLLPEGAALEPLAEAVRRRPAAALLNERIERGFTAGLRSLADHPAVEVLVEGGPSDDTVDTDGADGGTAWTPSLVHTSARRFLEHLDDLLEERFGPVSLVVTYSEESELLGIADALPGQLTATVHGEESDGVAAPLLDRLRRRAGRVLWNGWPTGVSVTHAMHHGGPYPATTSVLHTSVGGTAIRRFLRPVCYQQVPQHLLPEVLRDGNPLDVPRRVNGELRLP from the coding sequence ATGACGGAGACCAGCACTCGGGACACGACCGAGGCGGAACTGGACCGCGTCCTGGAGTCGGCCGCGGAGGCCGCCGAGCCGTTCGGCGCACTGGCCCCGCGCGACCGGGCGGCCGTGCTGCGCGCCGTCAGCGGCGCCGTCGACGCCTCCGCCGACGAACTCGTGCCGATCGCGCAGCAGGAGACCCGCCTGGCCGAAGCGCGGCTGCGCGGGGAGCTCGCCCGCACGGGCTTCCAGCTCAGGCTGTTCGCCGACGTGCTCGACGACGGCGGTTACCTGGAGGCCGCCATCGACGGACCCGACCCCGACTGGCCCGTCGGCCCCCGCCCCGACCTGCGCCGCGTGCTGGAGCCGATCGGCCCCGTGGTGGTGTTCGGCGCGAGCAACTTCCCCTTCGCCTTCAGCGTCATCGGCGGCGACAGCGCCTCGGCGCTGGCCGCGGGCAACCCCGTGGTCGTCAAGGCGCACCCGGGCCACCCGGAGCTGTCCGTGCGCACCGGCGAGATCGTCGCCGGCGCGCTGCGGGAGGCCGGCGCGCCGACGGGAACGTTCGCCGTGGTCCTGGGCGAGGAGACCGGGCGGCGCGCCGTCGTGCACCCGCGCACCCGCGCCGTGGGCTTCACCGGTTCGATCCCCGGTGGCCGCGCCCTGCACGACCTCGCCGCGGGCCGCCCCGATCCGATCCCGTTCTACGGCGAACTGGGCAGTACCAACCCCGTCTTCGTCACCCGCGCCGCCGCGGCCGCGCGCGGCGAGAGCCTCTTCGCGGAGTACGCCGACTCCTTCACCCTCGGCGCCGGCCAGTTCTGCACCAAGCCCGGCGTCCTGCTGCTGCCGGAGGGCGCCGCCCTCGAACCGCTGGCCGAAGCGGTGCGGCGGCGCCCCGCCGCGGCACTGCTCAACGAGCGGATCGAGCGCGGTTTCACCGCGGGCCTGCGGTCGCTGGCCGACCACCCCGCGGTCGAGGTGCTCGTCGAGGGCGGCCCCTCCGACGACACCGTCGACACCGACGGCGCCGACGGCGGCACCGCGTGGACGCCGTCGCTGGTGCACACCTCGGCGCGGCGGTTCCTGGAGCACCTCGACGACCTGCTGGAGGAGCGCTTCGGGCCGGTCTCGCTGGTGGTCACCTACTCCGAGGAGTCCGAACTGCTCGGCATCGCCGACGCCCTGCCGGGCCAGCTCACCGCGACCGTTCACGGCGAGGAATCCGACGGGGTGGCGGCGCCGCTGCTCGACCGGCTGCGCCGGCGCGCGGGGCGCGTCCTGTGGAACGGATGGCCCACGGGCGTCTCGGTCACGCACGCCATGCACCACGGCGGCCCCTACCCCGCGACGACCTCGGTCCTGCACACCTCGGTCGGCGGCACCGCGATCCGGCGGTTCCTGCGTCCCGTCTGCTACCAGCAGGTGCCCCAGCACCTGCTCCCGGAGGTGCTGCGCGACGGGAACCCGCTCGACGTCCCGAGGAGGGTGAACGGCGAACTGCGGCTTCCGTGA
- a CDS encoding sugar porter family MFS transporter produces MTMPGGPAGSTRPSDRAGSGVIVIAALGGLLFGYDTGVISGALLFIEQDFELSPLTSGMVVSSILIGAMAGALGSGTLADRWGRRPLLIAAAVIFAAGAIAAGAAPSAGALIAARVVLGLAVGMASTLVPTFISEMAAPRSRGRMVAVNQLMITIGIVLAYAANYAFADFGGWRAMFLAALLPSAALGIGMLFVSETPRFLVRSGRITEARAVLARLRRDEDVEAEIAQIAEVRPEEQGGRLRELVRPWVRPALVAGIGLQILGQASGVNTVIYYAPTIFQETGLAASGAILATVGIGTVNVLMTLVGMAVVDRIGRKRLLLAGATVMAVSLALLATALSLTGSGASVLAFAAVVLYIVAVATSLNVVVFIIPSELYPLRVRGTAMSATLFANWGMNFVVSLTFLSLLEALGGTATFWMYALLCVVLALFTARFIPETKGRTLEEIEADLRGSRS; encoded by the coding sequence ATGACCATGCCAGGCGGACCGGCCGGTTCCACCAGGCCGTCCGACCGCGCCGGCTCCGGCGTCATCGTCATCGCCGCGCTCGGTGGCCTGCTCTTCGGCTACGACACCGGTGTCATCTCCGGAGCCCTGCTCTTCATCGAGCAGGACTTCGAGCTGAGTCCGCTGACGTCGGGCATGGTGGTCAGCTCCATCCTGATCGGCGCCATGGCCGGGGCCCTGGGATCGGGCACCCTGGCCGACCGCTGGGGACGCCGACCGCTGCTCATCGCGGCGGCCGTCATCTTCGCCGCCGGTGCGATCGCCGCGGGGGCCGCACCGAGCGCCGGGGCGCTCATCGCGGCGCGCGTCGTGCTGGGCCTGGCCGTCGGCATGGCCTCGACCCTGGTGCCCACGTTCATCTCGGAGATGGCCGCGCCCCGGTCGCGCGGCAGGATGGTCGCCGTCAACCAGCTCATGATCACCATCGGGATCGTGCTGGCCTATGCCGCCAACTACGCCTTCGCCGACTTCGGCGGCTGGCGGGCGATGTTCCTCGCGGCGCTGCTGCCCTCCGCCGCTCTGGGCATCGGCATGCTGTTCGTGTCGGAGACCCCGCGCTTCCTCGTGCGCAGCGGCCGGATCACCGAGGCCCGCGCGGTCCTCGCCCGGCTGCGGCGGGACGAGGACGTCGAGGCCGAGATCGCCCAGATCGCCGAGGTCCGCCCTGAGGAGCAGGGCGGTCGGCTGCGCGAGCTGGTCCGGCCGTGGGTGCGCCCGGCTCTGGTCGCCGGGATCGGGCTGCAGATCCTCGGCCAGGCGAGCGGCGTCAACACGGTCATCTACTACGCGCCGACCATCTTCCAGGAGACCGGGTTGGCGGCCTCCGGCGCCATCCTGGCCACCGTCGGCATCGGCACCGTGAACGTGCTCATGACCTTGGTGGGCATGGCCGTCGTCGACCGGATCGGGCGCAAGCGGCTGCTGCTGGCCGGCGCCACGGTCATGGCCGTCTCGCTGGCGCTGCTGGCCACCGCGCTGAGCCTGACCGGCTCCGGCGCCTCCGTCCTGGCCTTCGCCGCCGTGGTGCTCTACATCGTCGCGGTGGCCACGAGCCTCAACGTCGTGGTCTTCATCATCCCCTCGGAGCTGTATCCGCTGCGGGTGCGGGGAACGGCCATGAGCGCGACCCTGTTCGCCAACTGGGGCATGAACTTCGTGGTCTCACTGACCTTCCTGTCCCTGCTGGAGGCGCTCGGCGGAACGGCCACCTTCTGGATGTACGCGCTGCTGTGCGTCGTCCTGGCGCTCTTCACCGCGCGCTTCATCCCCGAGACCAAGGGCCGCACCCTCGAAGAGATCGAGGCCGACCTGCGAGGGAGCCGCTCCTGA
- a CDS encoding MarR family winged helix-turn-helix transcriptional regulator — protein sequence MTAMAPARTEPDLSFLLDHTGHVLRTRMSAALAEIGLTARMHCVLVHALEEERTQIRLAEIGDMDKTTMVVTVDALEKAGLAERRPSTKDRRARIIAVTEEGARVAERSQEIVDRVHEQALAALPEDERKVFLRALDRLATGHLATPAEDSGTVRRARRRER from the coding sequence ATGACCGCCATGGCCCCCGCTCGCACCGAACCGGACCTGTCGTTCCTGCTGGACCACACCGGTCATGTCCTGCGGACCCGGATGTCGGCGGCGCTCGCCGAGATCGGGCTCACGGCGCGCATGCACTGCGTACTGGTCCACGCCCTGGAGGAGGAGCGCACCCAGATCCGACTCGCCGAGATCGGCGACATGGACAAGACCACGATGGTGGTGACGGTCGACGCCCTGGAGAAGGCCGGCCTCGCCGAGCGCCGCCCCTCCACGAAGGACCGGCGGGCCCGGATCATCGCCGTCACCGAAGAGGGCGCGCGGGTCGCCGAACGGAGCCAGGAGATCGTCGACCGCGTGCACGAGCAGGCGCTGGCGGCGCTCCCCGAGGACGAGCGGAAGGTCTTCCTGCGGGCCCTGGACCGCCTGGCCACCGGGCACCTGGCCACGCCGGCCGAGGACTCCGGGACGGTGCGGCGGGCGCGCCGGCGGGAGAGGTAG
- a CDS encoding pyridoxamine 5'-phosphate oxidase family protein produces the protein MDAIEKDGPVNAGGNKAAPSSEEERQRPGAGPAPRALAEEELSRLLSEQRFGTLAGVRRSGHPHMSTVLYHWDPEKRVLRVPSTAGRLKVRQLRRDPHAALHVSGPDVWSFAVAEGEAEVSEVTAVPGDAVGRELLALMPDRPDSSDEAAFLEQMVAERRVVIRIEVSRLYGTALEIPAEN, from the coding sequence ATGGACGCGATCGAGAAGGACGGTCCGGTGAACGCGGGCGGGAACAAGGCCGCGCCGAGCAGCGAGGAAGAGCGTCAGAGGCCGGGAGCCGGGCCGGCGCCCCGGGCCCTGGCAGAGGAGGAGCTGTCCCGCCTGCTGAGCGAGCAGCGGTTCGGGACGCTGGCCGGTGTCCGGCGCAGCGGACACCCGCACATGTCCACGGTGCTCTACCACTGGGACCCCGAGAAGCGCGTGCTGCGGGTTCCCAGCACGGCCGGCCGCCTCAAGGTGCGCCAACTGCGGCGCGACCCGCACGCCGCCCTGCACGTCAGCGGCCCGGACGTGTGGTCGTTCGCCGTCGCCGAGGGCGAGGCGGAGGTGTCTGAGGTGACGGCCGTGCCCGGTGACGCTGTCGGGCGGGAGCTGCTGGCCCTGATGCCGGACCGCCCGGACTCCTCGGACGAGGCGGCCTTCCTCGAACAGATGGTGGCGGAGCGGCGCGTGGTGATCAGGATCGAGGTCTCCCGCCTGTACGGAACGGCCCTGGAGATCCCCGCCGAGAACTGA
- a CDS encoding M14 family zinc carboxypeptidase: protein MRRPRHLAALAVPAAAALVLPVLMASPASAEPTNANCGTQTGDTGTASWTDHAELERELTGLEKRSDGVLQVDVIGQSNQGREIWSARVGEGDKVILVQSEIHGNEKTGTEALLNLLRTMSGRTPQAQEWREAVTLVAVPKMNPDAAELDRRGNDRSWEEVVEDFPQLAGSQPAWNYYDRARQGDDYAADPGFDVNRDFHPDLDYVPRPADFPGSSSEPGWYIHPESQAVRDLYVDLHGEFGSVDTFVDLHHQGPCYEVEGGDDRVTMSLSGKFVDIGNHAEYAEDYDLDYSKQLTLAAYDELQRGESPFGNLTLYPQDIDLPGTALGSFALNGSGTVLFEVRGQTQSWGAKMRGQLVSTVERGLVGMVDAVADGSVEQADPARYDDIPETVR from the coding sequence ATGCGTCGACCTCGTCACCTGGCCGCTCTGGCCGTTCCGGCCGCTGCGGCCCTCGTCCTCCCCGTCCTGATGGCCTCACCCGCGTCGGCCGAGCCGACCAACGCGAACTGCGGGACGCAGACCGGTGACACCGGCACCGCGTCCTGGACCGACCACGCCGAGCTGGAGCGTGAGCTCACCGGCCTGGAGAAGCGCTCGGACGGAGTCCTGCAGGTCGACGTCATCGGGCAGTCCAACCAGGGCCGTGAGATCTGGTCGGCCCGGGTGGGGGAAGGCGACAAGGTCATCCTGGTCCAGAGCGAGATCCACGGCAACGAGAAGACCGGCACGGAGGCGCTGCTGAATCTGCTCCGGACGATGTCCGGCCGCACGCCGCAGGCTCAGGAGTGGCGCGAGGCGGTCACCCTGGTCGCCGTCCCGAAGATGAACCCCGACGCCGCCGAGCTCGACCGCCGCGGCAACGACCGCTCGTGGGAGGAGGTCGTCGAGGACTTCCCGCAGCTCGCCGGCTCCCAGCCCGCTTGGAACTACTACGACCGCGCCCGCCAGGGCGATGACTACGCGGCCGACCCCGGCTTCGACGTCAACCGCGACTTCCACCCCGATCTGGACTACGTGCCCCGACCGGCGGACTTCCCCGGCTCCTCCAGCGAGCCGGGCTGGTACATCCACCCCGAGTCGCAGGCCGTCCGCGACCTCTACGTGGACCTGCACGGCGAGTTCGGCTCCGTCGACACATTCGTCGACCTGCACCACCAGGGGCCCTGCTACGAGGTCGAGGGCGGCGACGACCGGGTGACGATGTCGCTGTCGGGCAAGTTCGTCGACATCGGGAACCACGCCGAGTACGCCGAGGACTACGACCTCGACTACTCGAAGCAGCTCACCCTCGCCGCCTACGACGAGCTGCAGCGCGGCGAATCCCCCTTCGGCAACCTGACCCTCTACCCCCAGGACATCGACCTGCCGGGGACGGCGCTGGGCTCCTTCGCGCTCAACGGTTCGGGAACGGTGCTGTTCGAGGTCCGCGGCCAGACGCAGAGCTGGGGGGCCAAGATGCGCGGCCAGCTCGTGTCAACGGTCGAACGCGGCCTGGTCGGGATGGTGGACGCCGTCGCCGACGGCTCGGTCGAGCAGGCCGACCCGGCCCGCTACGACGACATCCCCGAGACGGTCCGGTGA